From the genome of Sander lucioperca isolate FBNREF2018 chromosome 1, SLUC_FBN_1.2, whole genome shotgun sequence, one region includes:
- the mmp17b gene encoding matrix metalloproteinase-17b isoform X1 has translation MKKWIVFLWLSNGWMQTAAADTTPTPSSAPVTPTEDEGTHLVDWLMKYGYLPPSDPSTGQLQAWTAVTNAVRAMQRFAGLNDTGVVDEETMALMNSPRCSLPDEPSKSPANQEGSDMRRRRRRAISMWTRRNINWRLSSYPSSSHLSRETIRSLVFYALRVWAEPTPLEFHEVGSPEAADLQVDFLHGYHGDGYPFDGAGGAVGHAFFPSDHARAGGVHLDAEEEWAFRQPASEGTDLFTVLVHEFGHALGLAHSSSRHSVMRPYYQGPAGDPLHYRLGPQDLEHITQLYGKRNQLLATDAPRLSPEPERRLSLSRHHDHRYGPFIDRCNISFDAVARIRGETFFFKGLRMWRVNGGGLVSGRGASVRRLWRGLPADLPRLHAVLERQSDHAIIFISGSHFWLFRDLSLQEGYPQPLSALRMAGGLAGADEDEDEEEEAAAGRWGLVWDTEQGPVWGKMGHAEEEKHEDKWTQLLREGVSGITTDSDGSVYLFKGDSYWKFRFPGSTLQDGYPRSSTADWLDCPDSSSSSPVVDDLSLSLSPSAGRQELRERWREKNEKEEEGESRRDRHGNQHKDRGSHIWTQCMCQNGALSGRTTSSIAALLLITWTLLAI, from the exons ATGAAGAAGTGGATTGTTTTTCTGTGGCTGAGCAACGGATGGATgcaaactgctgctgctgatacAACCCCCACACCCTCCTCTGCACCAGTGACACCCACTGAAGATGAGGGCACCCACCTGGTG GATTGGTTGATGAAGTATGGCTACCTCCCACCCTCAGACCCTTCCACTGGTCAGCTGCAGGCTTGGACAGCTGTCACTAACGCTGTCAGGGCCATGCAGAGGTTTGCAGGCCTTAATGACACTGGAGTCGTAG ATGAGGAGACAATGGCGTTGATGAACAGTCCACGCTGCTCCCTACCTGACGAGCCATCCAAATCACCGGCCAACCAAGAAGGGAGCGAcatgaggagaaggaggagaagggcTATCTCCATGTGGACACGCAGGAACATTAACTGGAG GTTGAGTTCATACCCCTCCTCTTCTCATCTGTCCCGGGAAACCATTCGCTCCCTGGTCTTTTATGCTTTAAGAGTGTGGGCAGAGCCAACACCCCTGGAGTTCCACGAG GTGGGCAGCCCAGAGGCAGCTGACCTACAGGTAGACTTCCTCCATGGTTACCACGGTGATGGCTATCCCTTTGATGGGGCAGGCGGTGCAGTTGGCCATGCTTTCTTCCCATCAGACCATGCACGGGCAGGAGGAGTTCATTTGGATGCAGAGGAGGAGTGGGCCTTCAGACAGCCAG CATCTGAGGGCACTGACCTGTTCACAGTGCTGGTCCATGAGTTTGGCCATGCACTGGGCCTTGCTCACTCCTCATCTCGCCACTCAGTGATGAGGCCGTACTACCAGGGTCCTGCTGGAGATCCTCTCCACTACCGCCTGGGCCCTCAGGATCTGGAGCACATCACCCAGCTCTACG GTAAGAGGAATCAGCTGCTGGCCACTGACGCTCCTCGCCTCTCCCCGGAGCCTGAGCGGCGCCTGAGCCTGAGCCGTCACCATGATCACAGATATGG CCCCTTCATAGATCGCTGTAACATCAGTTTTGATGCTGTGGCAAGAATCCGTGGGGAGACTTTCTTCTTCAAAG GTCTGAGGATGTGGCGAGTCAATGGTGGGGGCTtggtgtcgggtcgcggggcTTCAGTCAGAAGGCTGTGGAGGGGTCTACCTGCTGACCTGCCTCGGCTTCACGCTGTGCTTGAGAGACAGTCCGATCATGCCATCATCTTTATCAGTG GTTCCCACTTCTGGCTGTTCAGGGATCTGTCCCTGCAGGAGGGCTACCCTCAGCCCCTGTCCGCCCTCAGGATGGCGGGGGGGCTAGCTGGAGCAGAcgaggacgaggacgaggaggaggaggcagcagCAGGGAGGTGGGGCCTGGTCTGGGACACAGAGCAGGGTCCTGTGTGGGGGAAGATGGGACACGCTGAGGAAGAGAAGCATGAAGACAAGTGGACTCAGCTGCTCAGAGAGGGGGTCAGTGGCATCACCACAGACAGCGATG GCTCTGTCTATCTCTTCAAAGGAGACTCATACTGGAAGTTCAGGTTTCCAGGCTCCACACTGCAGGACGGATATCCACGATCCTCTACTGCAGACTGGCTGGACTGCCCCgactcctcctcatcctctcctGTGGTGGACGACCTCTCCTTGTCTCTATCTCCATCTGCAGGAAGACAGGAGCtcagggagagatggagggagaagaatgagaaggaggaagaaggagaaAGCAGGAGGGACAGACATGGAAATCAACATAAAGACAGAGGTTCACACATCTGGACACAATGCATGTGCCAAAATGGAGCTCTTAGTGGCAGGACGACATCTTCTATTGCTGCCTTGCTGCTGATTACATGGACACTGTTGGCTATCTAA
- the mmp17b gene encoding matrix metalloproteinase-17b isoform X2, whose product MQRRRKDWLMKYGYLPPSDPSTGQLQAWTAVTNAVRAMQRFAGLNDTGVVDEETMALMNSPRCSLPDEPSKSPANQEGSDMRRRRRRAISMWTRRNINWRLSSYPSSSHLSRETIRSLVFYALRVWAEPTPLEFHEVGSPEAADLQVDFLHGYHGDGYPFDGAGGAVGHAFFPSDHARAGGVHLDAEEEWAFRQPASEGTDLFTVLVHEFGHALGLAHSSSRHSVMRPYYQGPAGDPLHYRLGPQDLEHITQLYGKRNQLLATDAPRLSPEPERRLSLSRHHDHRYGPFIDRCNISFDAVARIRGETFFFKGLRMWRVNGGGLVSGRGASVRRLWRGLPADLPRLHAVLERQSDHAIIFISGSHFWLFRDLSLQEGYPQPLSALRMAGGLAGADEDEDEEEEAAAGRWGLVWDTEQGPVWGKMGHAEEEKHEDKWTQLLREGVSGITTDSDGSVYLFKGDSYWKFRFPGSTLQDGYPRSSTADWLDCPDSSSSSPVVDDLSLSLSPSAGRQELRERWREKNEKEEEGESRRDRHGNQHKDRGSHIWTQCMCQNGALSGRTTSSIAALLLITWTLLAI is encoded by the exons atgcagaggaggaggaag GATTGGTTGATGAAGTATGGCTACCTCCCACCCTCAGACCCTTCCACTGGTCAGCTGCAGGCTTGGACAGCTGTCACTAACGCTGTCAGGGCCATGCAGAGGTTTGCAGGCCTTAATGACACTGGAGTCGTAG ATGAGGAGACAATGGCGTTGATGAACAGTCCACGCTGCTCCCTACCTGACGAGCCATCCAAATCACCGGCCAACCAAGAAGGGAGCGAcatgaggagaaggaggagaagggcTATCTCCATGTGGACACGCAGGAACATTAACTGGAG GTTGAGTTCATACCCCTCCTCTTCTCATCTGTCCCGGGAAACCATTCGCTCCCTGGTCTTTTATGCTTTAAGAGTGTGGGCAGAGCCAACACCCCTGGAGTTCCACGAG GTGGGCAGCCCAGAGGCAGCTGACCTACAGGTAGACTTCCTCCATGGTTACCACGGTGATGGCTATCCCTTTGATGGGGCAGGCGGTGCAGTTGGCCATGCTTTCTTCCCATCAGACCATGCACGGGCAGGAGGAGTTCATTTGGATGCAGAGGAGGAGTGGGCCTTCAGACAGCCAG CATCTGAGGGCACTGACCTGTTCACAGTGCTGGTCCATGAGTTTGGCCATGCACTGGGCCTTGCTCACTCCTCATCTCGCCACTCAGTGATGAGGCCGTACTACCAGGGTCCTGCTGGAGATCCTCTCCACTACCGCCTGGGCCCTCAGGATCTGGAGCACATCACCCAGCTCTACG GTAAGAGGAATCAGCTGCTGGCCACTGACGCTCCTCGCCTCTCCCCGGAGCCTGAGCGGCGCCTGAGCCTGAGCCGTCACCATGATCACAGATATGG CCCCTTCATAGATCGCTGTAACATCAGTTTTGATGCTGTGGCAAGAATCCGTGGGGAGACTTTCTTCTTCAAAG GTCTGAGGATGTGGCGAGTCAATGGTGGGGGCTtggtgtcgggtcgcggggcTTCAGTCAGAAGGCTGTGGAGGGGTCTACCTGCTGACCTGCCTCGGCTTCACGCTGTGCTTGAGAGACAGTCCGATCATGCCATCATCTTTATCAGTG GTTCCCACTTCTGGCTGTTCAGGGATCTGTCCCTGCAGGAGGGCTACCCTCAGCCCCTGTCCGCCCTCAGGATGGCGGGGGGGCTAGCTGGAGCAGAcgaggacgaggacgaggaggaggaggcagcagCAGGGAGGTGGGGCCTGGTCTGGGACACAGAGCAGGGTCCTGTGTGGGGGAAGATGGGACACGCTGAGGAAGAGAAGCATGAAGACAAGTGGACTCAGCTGCTCAGAGAGGGGGTCAGTGGCATCACCACAGACAGCGATG GCTCTGTCTATCTCTTCAAAGGAGACTCATACTGGAAGTTCAGGTTTCCAGGCTCCACACTGCAGGACGGATATCCACGATCCTCTACTGCAGACTGGCTGGACTGCCCCgactcctcctcatcctctcctGTGGTGGACGACCTCTCCTTGTCTCTATCTCCATCTGCAGGAAGACAGGAGCtcagggagagatggagggagaagaatgagaaggaggaagaaggagaaAGCAGGAGGGACAGACATGGAAATCAACATAAAGACAGAGGTTCACACATCTGGACACAATGCATGTGCCAAAATGGAGCTCTTAGTGGCAGGACGACATCTTCTATTGCTGCCTTGCTGCTGATTACATGGACACTGTTGGCTATCTAA